A single window of Pseudomonas lijiangensis DNA harbors:
- a CDS encoding toxin VasX, with translation MTAQQPPKTSANTAAMAMSAKDTRVPMGQCPLMNQKIQLLPLRYGLVEYLDPSSELSMPLQTKSQPLGVRLLRDGYLYIINGTTGYLHEYRIEKGQITKLLWNSQEVAGDTRSSSVGEPNLVFTRKHTLYASYSEIQWTAFKCSQVLKSKDERKRLMQSIDLASACPEKGGANLLSKQQVQTWLAEVKEDQSRSKALPEGADPEEGKAYNWEHKPLFQVTAIETLTSKVLGAYKDDYLFLVLRDDIGVMRDLASAQLKVADWIEKWSADDKCQGQYLTGSYIHSLYDVNGPRLEALSKTDPQVKALKEDTNEQQQSKIYEFLKVRRDHKNPGIFGPEEHWRKAAKVNPYARAFMDMKDSMGSELYQKHQNTINTLSLQSWEALHGKELGQRGIDDLVNRTEMEAFVVQQQILLSHWHARLRNIREDRVNMFTSGLFHRAAWYYDFKLDPQIQHRLETEFVCVAAMCADQKAVEKLAAYLEANLLTVVPGLDTLTLAAQVDIAKKLADLSSFTINAISAKENINNVNILSNQFNSLMTERLPNYARLSTQFVGLQSMLDEAYNPARQLKLADQLDKAHNAFAHAQNIDPNTYIRNIGSPARLQLLKEFSKKGLTLRAASAPEIASFNQARDQAISLRNQLKESYKLRNRELLKQSTGSALPGSEAAHNQRIDQIKNALIPLEEKLSDALTVGGNSPAKIGTIIDGLDPQLRTEMSKAVRDFRATGTFNKPLAGVLKSKGDGIAFALFIIQGVKFIEALNTILKKDNISSADIVSFTESVLGVLTAGFATIQGLSVTILQAHITQMESVAGKLNTMSRLGRWSGISGFAAFTFGGMAASLDLGKHSLQWGKALAEGDYRGLGATSLQITGDAILIGTNTWAAKHTGAIAMNIMKKPAEMRALAWASASPKLLAISARANLIGLIGTALQLVGEGLYNYFNLDDMQKWMESSIWGKKTKNRSVQDEWSELAKVVQKPTCEMIRDEKQTYLKLILPGISTQEMDSRKLQLLAYQQSRDTPISKAYSPGPFPLRWKECSSAWAIRFIIASKGKEALTLHLPISDSLQTSDFALAFNIAYQLEAERDMMHQTCFVLRDLRIHRAYTQLIKAKGTFKLDPVDTLPVGTAKSPFRLFKKDDLATTDA, from the coding sequence GTGACAGCTCAACAACCGCCAAAAACCAGCGCCAACACTGCCGCCATGGCGATGAGCGCCAAAGATACTCGCGTTCCCATGGGGCAATGCCCTCTGATGAACCAAAAGATCCAGTTGCTACCGCTGCGTTACGGTCTGGTCGAATACCTTGACCCGTCATCCGAGCTGTCGATGCCGCTGCAAACGAAGAGCCAGCCTCTGGGGGTACGTTTACTGCGTGATGGCTACCTCTACATCATCAACGGCACCACAGGTTACTTGCACGAATACAGGATAGAAAAAGGGCAGATCACCAAACTCCTCTGGAACAGTCAGGAGGTTGCTGGTGACACAAGAAGCAGCTCTGTCGGCGAGCCGAATCTGGTATTCACACGCAAGCATACTTTGTACGCCAGCTATTCCGAGATCCAGTGGACTGCCTTCAAGTGCTCGCAAGTTCTCAAGTCAAAGGACGAGCGAAAACGCTTGATGCAATCCATCGATCTGGCAAGTGCCTGCCCCGAGAAAGGTGGTGCGAACCTGTTGAGTAAGCAACAGGTACAGACATGGCTGGCAGAAGTGAAAGAGGATCAATCCCGATCCAAAGCGCTCCCCGAAGGCGCCGACCCTGAAGAAGGCAAAGCGTATAACTGGGAACATAAGCCACTGTTCCAGGTTACGGCGATTGAAACCCTGACAAGCAAGGTGCTGGGAGCTTATAAGGACGATTACCTGTTTCTGGTACTGCGTGATGACATTGGCGTCATGCGCGACCTGGCCAGCGCCCAGTTGAAGGTAGCTGACTGGATTGAAAAGTGGAGTGCTGACGATAAGTGTCAGGGGCAGTATCTTACGGGCTCCTATATACACTCTTTGTATGACGTAAACGGACCGAGACTGGAAGCTTTAAGTAAAACGGATCCGCAGGTCAAGGCACTGAAAGAGGATACCAACGAACAGCAACAATCTAAAATTTACGAATTTCTGAAGGTTCGTCGCGACCACAAAAATCCAGGTATTTTTGGTCCTGAAGAGCATTGGCGAAAAGCAGCTAAAGTCAATCCGTATGCCCGAGCCTTCATGGATATGAAAGACTCCATGGGCTCAGAACTTTATCAAAAGCACCAGAACACTATCAACACACTCAGTCTTCAGAGCTGGGAAGCATTGCATGGTAAAGAACTGGGCCAGCGAGGTATTGACGACCTCGTCAACCGAACAGAGATGGAAGCTTTTGTTGTACAGCAGCAGATTCTGCTGAGCCATTGGCATGCTCGTCTTCGCAATATACGTGAAGACCGTGTGAATATGTTTACAAGCGGCCTCTTTCATCGTGCTGCCTGGTACTACGATTTCAAGCTTGATCCTCAAATACAGCATCGCCTGGAAACTGAATTTGTCTGTGTAGCAGCCATGTGTGCTGATCAAAAAGCGGTAGAAAAATTAGCCGCGTACCTGGAAGCCAACCTGCTTACTGTAGTTCCAGGACTAGACACCTTGACTTTGGCTGCACAAGTCGACATTGCAAAAAAACTGGCGGACTTAAGCAGCTTCACTATTAATGCAATATCCGCTAAAGAAAACATTAACAACGTCAACATACTAAGCAATCAATTCAACAGTCTGATGACCGAGAGGCTGCCTAACTACGCTAGGCTTAGCACTCAATTTGTAGGTCTGCAAAGCATGTTGGATGAGGCCTACAACCCAGCCCGCCAGTTGAAACTTGCTGATCAGCTTGACAAGGCCCACAATGCTTTCGCTCACGCGCAAAACATTGACCCCAATACTTACATCCGTAATATTGGCTCCCCAGCACGCCTGCAACTTCTAAAAGAATTTTCCAAAAAAGGTCTGACCCTGCGTGCAGCATCAGCTCCTGAAATTGCATCCTTCAACCAAGCTCGAGATCAAGCGATAAGCTTGCGCAACCAACTTAAAGAAAGCTACAAACTACGCAACCGGGAGTTGCTGAAACAATCTACGGGCTCTGCATTACCGGGTAGCGAAGCGGCTCACAACCAACGCATTGATCAAATTAAAAATGCATTAATTCCCTTAGAAGAAAAACTTAGTGATGCACTGACTGTAGGAGGCAACAGCCCGGCGAAGATCGGTACGATTATTGATGGCCTAGACCCACAATTGCGTACAGAAATGAGCAAGGCTGTTCGAGACTTCAGAGCAACAGGAACTTTTAATAAGCCATTGGCAGGGGTCTTGAAGTCAAAAGGAGATGGAATTGCATTTGCGCTATTTATTATACAAGGCGTAAAATTTATTGAAGCTTTAAATACCATTCTCAAAAAAGACAATATTTCTTCAGCGGATATCGTATCCTTTACAGAGTCAGTATTAGGTGTGCTGACTGCTGGGTTTGCAACAATTCAAGGTCTTTCCGTAACGATCTTGCAAGCCCATATTACTCAAATGGAAAGCGTTGCAGGCAAGCTAAATACTATGAGCCGCTTAGGACGCTGGAGTGGTATTTCAGGATTTGCTGCATTCACATTTGGTGGCATGGCCGCATCACTCGACCTCGGCAAACACTCTCTGCAGTGGGGTAAGGCCTTAGCTGAAGGTGACTACAGGGGATTGGGGGCAACCTCCCTACAAATCACAGGCGATGCAATTCTGATTGGCACCAACACATGGGCAGCCAAGCATACCGGCGCCATAGCAATGAACATAATGAAGAAACCAGCTGAGATGCGTGCCCTAGCTTGGGCCAGTGCCAGCCCAAAACTTCTTGCCATCAGTGCCCGCGCGAACCTGATAGGCTTGATCGGCACAGCCCTGCAACTGGTGGGTGAAGGGCTTTATAATTATTTCAACCTAGACGACATGCAGAAATGGATGGAAAGCAGTATTTGGGGTAAAAAAACCAAAAATCGCAGCGTACAAGATGAGTGGAGTGAGCTTGCGAAAGTCGTGCAAAAACCGACTTGTGAAATGATACGCGATGAGAAGCAAACATACCTGAAGCTGATACTGCCCGGTATCAGCACACAGGAAATGGACAGCCGTAAACTGCAGCTATTGGCGTACCAACAGAGTCGAGACACACCCATTTCAAAAGCTTATAGCCCAGGCCCATTTCCACTTCGTTGGAAAGAATGCTCTTCTGCATGGGCCATCCGTTTCATTATTGCCAGTAAAGGTAAAGAAGCATTAACACTTCACTTACCGATAAGTGACTCTTTGCAAACCTCGGATTTCGCACTGGCCTTCAACATCGCATATCAGTTGGAAGCCGAGCGAGACATGATGCACCAAACATGTTTCGTATTGCGCGATCTTCGCATCCACCGTGCTTATACACAGCTCATTAAGGCCAAGGGTACCTTTAAGCTTGATCCTGTGGATACCTTGCCAGTCGGAACGGCCAAATCGCCGTTCAGGCTTTTCAAAAAAGACGATTTGGCGACTACCGATGCTTAG
- a CDS encoding DUF4123 domain-containing protein, translated as MIELPQLPNDLPWKKPAYLLLDGVSVPNLAQRLFQWDNLACCLYQSTRWQDLSDISPYLIKLKGANDPLLAYFREHAHLEWGYLLFSDADVHTLWGHWRHLLSVEHTSGIEVMPRIADPAVMHQLFGLAEQIPSARWFGPVEHVCLPDGIEGVWQQHKRTASVNSEPETYRLTDQELTALGEVEFRNFVSGLNEHLQTYFPEFMATFAESERRRYAQKVADDAYGQGFSSEQEITLYANVFGYLAGQPVTEHPDIVQLLMESTSQEPLKRLERAAALAENRAANRQGSLL; from the coding sequence ATGATCGAGTTACCGCAACTACCGAACGATTTACCCTGGAAAAAACCTGCCTACTTACTGCTGGATGGTGTCAGCGTCCCCAATCTGGCCCAACGGCTTTTCCAATGGGACAACCTGGCTTGCTGCCTCTACCAGAGCACTCGCTGGCAGGACCTCTCGGATATATCGCCCTACCTGATCAAGTTGAAAGGTGCCAACGATCCACTCCTGGCGTATTTCCGAGAGCACGCACACCTTGAGTGGGGCTATTTGCTGTTCAGTGATGCGGATGTTCATACCCTGTGGGGGCACTGGCGCCATCTGCTCAGCGTAGAACATACAAGTGGCATTGAAGTCATGCCGCGCATCGCTGATCCTGCAGTCATGCATCAGTTGTTCGGGCTGGCGGAGCAAATCCCAAGTGCTCGCTGGTTTGGTCCGGTCGAGCATGTCTGCCTTCCTGACGGAATAGAAGGTGTCTGGCAACAACACAAGCGTACTGCCTCAGTAAACTCCGAGCCTGAAACCTATCGTTTGACCGATCAGGAATTGACGGCGTTGGGAGAAGTCGAGTTTCGTAATTTTGTCTCAGGCTTGAATGAGCACTTACAGACCTATTTCCCGGAGTTCATGGCAACTTTTGCAGAGTCCGAACGTCGTAGATATGCCCAGAAAGTCGCGGATGACGCTTACGGGCAAGGCTTTTCCTCTGAGCAGGAAATCACCCTCTATGCGAACGTATTCGGATATCTGGCCGGACAACCAGTAACTGAGCACCCTGATATTGTTCAACTGCTAATGGAATCTACATCGCAAGAGCCATTAAAGCGTTTGGAGCGTGCTGCCGCACTGGCTGAAAACCGTGCCGCAAATCGACAAGGAAGCCTACTGTGA
- the tssI gene encoding type VI secretion system Vgr family protein, translating to MFAPANQTHFSLTIEGLNSDLQVLALNGREAISQPFVFDVELVSEQPSLDLETLLHKPAFLQLSPDGSGIHGQIHRAAQGDSGKRLTRYSVTIRPQLSYLAHRINQRIFQNLSVPKIIGQVLEEHGIQSNAYEFKVGSVYPERVYCVQYDESDLHFIQRLCEEEGIHYHFQHSSTAHKLVFGDDQTVFPKLAPVAYQQDSGLVANDPVIKRFDLRLETRTSRTTRRDYDFEKPRLTLESENRGDALPDLEDYDYPGRFVDRERGKHLAKRALERHRSDYQLAEGKSDQPLLVSGHFLALTQHPKAKWNDLWLLTEIVHEGKQPQVLEESVTSDTTALKDDFHQGYRNRFKATPWDVPNRPPLLHPKPRILGSQSAVVTGPKGEEIHCDQYGRVKVQFHWDREGQADDKTSCWLRVSSAWAGAQYGGIAIPRIGMEVLVTFLEGDPDQPLISGCLYHKENVVPYELPANKTRSTFKTLSSPGGGGYNELRIEDKKGQEQIYLHAQRDWDENIEHDQKIRVGNERHDTVEQNSYSEFKAEEHHTVYADRKVEARADDHLTVATNQHVKIGTGQFIEAGQEIHLSSGMKLVIEAGSELTLKTGGTFIKIDASGVTLSGPMVNVNAGGSPGSGTGAAPLLPGPLKQADADKAGKLLIPAQRQALMQKKPICAVCEQAKLAAQEA from the coding sequence ATGTTCGCGCCGGCCAATCAGACCCACTTCAGCCTGACCATCGAAGGTTTAAACAGCGACCTGCAAGTCCTGGCCCTCAACGGACGGGAAGCCATCAGCCAGCCGTTCGTGTTCGACGTGGAACTGGTCAGCGAGCAGCCGTCCCTGGACCTTGAAACCCTGTTGCACAAGCCCGCCTTCCTGCAGCTTTCGCCGGACGGCAGCGGCATTCACGGCCAGATCCATCGTGCCGCCCAGGGTGATTCCGGCAAGCGACTGACCCGTTACTCGGTGACCATTCGCCCGCAACTGTCCTACCTGGCCCACCGCATCAACCAGCGCATCTTCCAGAACCTCAGCGTGCCGAAAATCATCGGCCAGGTCCTCGAAGAGCATGGCATCCAGAGCAACGCCTACGAATTCAAGGTCGGGTCGGTTTATCCCGAGCGCGTCTACTGCGTTCAGTACGATGAATCGGACCTGCACTTCATCCAGCGCCTGTGCGAGGAAGAAGGGATTCACTACCACTTCCAGCACAGCAGCACGGCCCACAAGCTGGTGTTCGGCGATGACCAGACGGTGTTCCCGAAACTCGCCCCCGTGGCCTATCAGCAAGATTCCGGCCTGGTCGCCAACGACCCGGTCATCAAGCGCTTCGACCTGCGCCTGGAAACCCGCACCAGCCGTACCACCCGTCGCGATTACGACTTCGAGAAACCCCGCCTGACGCTGGAAAGCGAAAACCGGGGCGACGCCCTGCCCGACCTCGAGGATTACGACTACCCGGGTCGTTTCGTGGACCGCGAGCGCGGCAAGCACCTGGCCAAGCGCGCCCTTGAGCGTCATCGCAGCGACTACCAGCTGGCCGAAGGCAAAAGTGATCAACCGTTGCTGGTCAGCGGCCATTTCCTGGCCCTGACCCAACACCCCAAGGCCAAATGGAACGACCTGTGGCTGCTGACCGAAATCGTCCACGAGGGCAAACAGCCGCAAGTGCTGGAAGAGTCGGTGACCAGCGACACCACAGCCCTCAAGGACGACTTCCACCAGGGCTATCGCAACCGCTTCAAGGCCACGCCCTGGGACGTGCCGAACCGCCCGCCGCTGCTGCACCCCAAACCGCGCATCCTTGGCAGCCAGAGCGCCGTGGTCACCGGGCCCAAGGGTGAAGAGATCCATTGCGACCAGTACGGCCGGGTCAAGGTCCAGTTCCACTGGGACCGTGAAGGCCAGGCCGACGACAAGACCAGTTGCTGGCTGCGCGTGTCCTCCGCCTGGGCCGGCGCCCAGTACGGCGGCATCGCCATCCCGCGCATCGGCATGGAAGTGCTGGTCACCTTCCTGGAAGGCGATCCCGACCAGCCGCTGATCAGCGGCTGCCTGTACCACAAGGAAAACGTCGTCCCCTACGAACTGCCGGCCAACAAGACCCGCAGCACCTTCAAGACCCTGAGCTCACCGGGCGGTGGCGGTTACAACGAACTGCGCATCGAGGACAAGAAAGGTCAGGAGCAGATCTACCTCCACGCCCAGCGCGACTGGGACGAGAACATCGAGCACGACCAGAAGATCCGCGTCGGCAACGAACGCCACGACACCGTGGAGCAGAACAGCTACAGCGAGTTCAAGGCCGAGGAACACCACACGGTCTATGCCGACCGCAAGGTTGAAGCGCGGGCCGACGACCACCTGACCGTCGCGACCAACCAGCACGTCAAGATCGGAACGGGGCAGTTCATTGAGGCCGGGCAGGAAATACACCTGAGCAGCGGCATGAAACTCGTGATCGAAGCCGGCAGCGAACTGACCCTCAAGACCGGCGGCACCTTCATCAAGATCGACGCCAGCGGCGTAACCCTGAGCGGGCCGATGGTCAACGTCAATGCGGGTGGCAGCCCTGGCAGCGGGACTGGCGCAGCACCGTTGTTGCCGGGGCCGTTGAAGCAGGCGGATGCGGACAAGGCCGGGAAACTGCTGATCCCGGCACAGCGTCAGGCGCTGATGCAGAAGAAGCCGATTTGTGCGGTATGTGAACAAGCCAAGCTGGCCGCACAGGAGGCGTGA
- a CDS encoding Hcp family type VI secretion system effector: MATPAYMSITGEKQGLITAGAFTADSVGNTFQEGHEDEVMVQAFHHDVIIPRDPQSGQPTGQRVHKPVKITKVFDKSSPLLQAALTSGERLSKVEIKWFRTSAQGTQEHYYTTVLEDAILVSSKDYMHNCQDPANAHFTHLEDIEMTYRKITWTHEVSGTSGSDDWRSPVA; encoded by the coding sequence ATGGCTACACCCGCGTACATGTCCATCACCGGCGAAAAACAAGGCCTGATCACTGCCGGCGCCTTCACCGCCGACTCCGTGGGCAACACCTTCCAGGAAGGCCACGAAGACGAAGTGATGGTGCAAGCCTTCCATCACGACGTGATCATCCCGCGTGACCCACAGTCCGGCCAGCCAACCGGCCAGCGCGTTCACAAGCCGGTGAAAATCACCAAAGTGTTCGACAAGTCCTCGCCTCTGCTGCAAGCGGCCCTGACTTCCGGCGAGCGCCTGAGCAAAGTCGAAATCAAATGGTTCCGCACCTCGGCTCAAGGCACTCAAGAGCACTACTACACCACCGTTCTGGAAGACGCGATCCTCGTCAGCTCCAAGGACTACATGCACAACTGCCAGGACCCTGCGAACGCGCATTTCACGCACCTGGAAGACATCGAAATGACCTACCGCAAAATCACCTGGACCCACGAAGTGTCCGGCACTTCGGGCTCCGATGACTGGCGTTCGCCTGTGGCCTGA
- a CDS encoding methyl-accepting chemotaxis protein, whose protein sequence is MAQQISEVIREIGSATTKVALGADESSAVAVQTSQNVAQQRLGTDQVATAISEMSATVKDVARSTTDAAEMSQRVNTSTVQGKTEIDNTIRLIKDLSVQAEQTSQIIDNLKGESDSISSVLDVIRGVAEQTNLLALNAAIEAARAGEQGRGFAVVADEVRQLAKKTQDSTVSIQSMIANLQAGSDSAAQSMKETLNKAQEGASNVVRAGDLLEEIANGIASISDRNIQVASAAEEQSLVAEEIHRNVNDINTLVVQVSAGAEQTAHTSRELARLAELQQGLVNRFKVV, encoded by the coding sequence ATGGCGCAGCAGATCAGCGAAGTGATCCGGGAGATCGGCAGTGCGACCACTAAAGTCGCCCTGGGAGCCGATGAGTCCTCGGCGGTTGCGGTCCAGACCAGCCAGAACGTAGCCCAGCAACGTCTGGGCACCGATCAGGTCGCCACGGCCATCAGCGAGATGAGTGCCACGGTAAAGGATGTCGCTCGCAGCACCACCGACGCCGCCGAGATGTCACAGCGCGTCAACACCAGCACCGTCCAAGGCAAGACCGAGATCGACAACACCATTCGCCTGATCAAGGACCTTTCGGTGCAGGCAGAACAGACCTCGCAGATCATCGATAACCTCAAGGGCGAGAGCGATTCCATTTCCTCCGTGCTGGACGTGATCCGTGGTGTCGCCGAGCAGACCAACCTGCTGGCACTCAACGCTGCCATCGAAGCCGCACGGGCTGGTGAACAGGGCCGTGGCTTCGCCGTCGTGGCAGACGAGGTACGCCAACTGGCCAAGAAAACCCAGGACTCCACCGTCAGCATCCAGAGCATGATCGCAAACCTGCAAGCCGGCTCCGACAGCGCAGCACAATCCATGAAGGAAACCCTGAACAAGGCTCAGGAAGGCGCAAGCAACGTGGTACGTGCAGGCGACTTGCTGGAGGAAATCGCCAACGGCATCGCGAGCATCAGCGACCGCAACATTCAGGTCGCCTCGGCTGCCGAAGAACAGAGCCTGGTGGCCGAAGAAATCCACCGCAACGTCAACGACATCAACACACTCGTCGTTCAAGTCAGCGCAGGCGCCGAACAAACGGCTCATACCAGCCGCGAACTGGCACGTCTGGCCGAGCTTCAACAAGGGTTGGTCAACCGCTTCAAGGTGGTTTGA
- a CDS encoding SDR family oxidoreductase yields the protein MPTALITGCSSGIGRALADAFKNAGYDVWATARKAEDVAGLNAAGFSAIQLDVNDSTALEHLASELERQGVGVDVLINNAGYGAMGPLLDGGVEAMQRQFETNVFSVVGVTRALFPALRRSKGLVVNIGSVSGVLVTPFAGAYCASKAAVHALSDALRLELAPFSIQVMEVQPGAIASSFAKNATHEAEQLISEQSPWWPIREGIRSRAKASQDNPTPATDFARELLKAIQQANPPRLLRLGNGSRVLPLMSWLLPKGLLEGGLKKRFGLNTTL from the coding sequence ATGCCTACAGCACTTATCACCGGCTGCTCGAGCGGCATTGGCCGGGCTCTGGCGGACGCATTCAAAAACGCGGGTTATGACGTCTGGGCCACGGCACGCAAGGCTGAAGACGTCGCAGGCCTCAATGCTGCCGGTTTCAGCGCCATCCAACTGGACGTCAATGACAGCACCGCCCTGGAACACCTGGCCAGTGAACTTGAACGGCAAGGCGTCGGCGTGGACGTGCTGATCAACAACGCAGGCTATGGCGCGATGGGGCCGCTGCTCGATGGTGGCGTAGAGGCCATGCAGCGTCAGTTCGAGACCAATGTGTTTTCCGTGGTGGGCGTCACCCGGGCCTTGTTTCCGGCCTTGCGGCGCAGCAAAGGGCTGGTGGTGAATATCGGCAGCGTCTCGGGCGTGCTGGTCACTCCCTTTGCCGGAGCCTACTGCGCCTCCAAGGCGGCTGTGCATGCATTGAGCGATGCATTGCGCCTGGAACTGGCACCGTTCTCGATTCAGGTCATGGAAGTACAGCCCGGCGCCATCGCCTCGAGCTTCGCAAAAAACGCCACCCATGAAGCAGAACAACTGATCAGCGAACAATCCCCCTGGTGGCCCATACGCGAAGGCATTCGCTCCAGAGCCAAAGCCTCCCAGGACAACCCGACTCCCGCCACCGACTTCGCCCGGGAACTGCTCAAGGCCATCCAGCAGGCAAACCCGCCACGCCTGCTGCGTCTGGGCAATGGCTCGCGGGTCTTGCCGCTGATGTCATGGCTGTTGCCCAAGGGGCTGCTGGAAGGCGGATTGAAAAAACGCTTCGGCCTCAACACGACCTTGTAA
- a CDS encoding multidrug transporter produces the protein MLIGIVLILTWLILLLRYPAKALPVSLVAAVGLGIVAAVVIWQDNREARQLERLGLRLDYAPQQCPAGKPLLVLIDNTNKVPLRELRWRVAAYAPGDTVNLAEDAYTAPHYSGPGALQPGSQWQDCLPLPPLRPGYRPQSLEFRPEHLQGSFSD, from the coding sequence ATGCTGATCGGTATTGTGCTTATCCTGACCTGGCTCATCCTGCTGCTGCGCTATCCGGCAAAAGCCTTGCCTGTGTCGCTGGTGGCTGCTGTCGGCCTTGGAATCGTGGCCGCCGTCGTGATATGGCAGGACAACCGCGAAGCACGTCAACTGGAACGCCTGGGCTTACGCCTGGATTACGCGCCGCAACAATGCCCGGCAGGCAAGCCCTTGCTGGTGCTCATCGACAATACCAACAAGGTTCCCCTGCGCGAACTGCGCTGGCGTGTAGCGGCCTATGCGCCCGGCGACACCGTGAACCTGGCTGAAGACGCCTACACTGCACCGCATTACAGCGGTCCCGGTGCATTGCAGCCAGGCAGTCAGTGGCAGGATTGCCTGCCGTTACCTCCCTTGCGGCCGGGCTATCGCCCACAAAGCCTGGAGTTTCGTCCCGAACACCTTCAAGGCAGCTTCTCGGATTAA